Sequence from the Notamacropus eugenii isolate mMacEug1 chromosome 6, mMacEug1.pri_v2, whole genome shotgun sequence genome:
tgaatgacttgcccagggacacaagGCTAGGAAAtatgtgaggccagatgtgaGCTCtggaaatgaatcttcctgactctagacttggCACTATATCCACAGTATCATCTAGATGCCTGCATAGagaataatatttattgataaGTAAAAGTGGATTCAATTAGTGGAATtaataatcaataatgattttaaaatcattttaaaaatattgcataGTATCCACAAATCTAATCATAGAGAATGAACTGTATTTATAAAGCTATCTAGCAAAATTAAACTCTGCCACAAAATCTAATATCTGTGTTTCAAATATATTATCCCTCCCTCCAACTTAAATTCAAAATGCACTAACACAGTAATCTAGGAAACGATTTGATTACAGACCAATAGTTATCAGTCATAAAAAATTGCATTTCTCTTTCCCAAGAACATGTAAATTTCAGAAGTGATGATTATCATCAGAGACCacacaattttctttatttttaatacctatgttaaaagaaaagtaatatgTACTGAAAAGAAGTATTCACTCTTGGATTTTCAGAGTGTTGTCTGCTAATTGTTCTTTGCAGTTATGAACAGATTATGAAATTATATGTTATTTGATGTGAGGGAACATGTCTTGCATATTTTTGTGACCCTTCTAACATTAGAGTCCCTGGATATAATTggtatttaataattgtttagtGACTATTAATTCTGTGCTAAATAACCctgactatttttcttttaaagtcaaTGTTTGCCTCCATAGCTTCCTCACAGCTTTTTTTACTTCTGCATTTCTAAGGGTATATATAAGGGGGTTTAGCATTGGGGGCATGACTGTATTAAACAAAGTGACCAGTTTATCTGCTTTAAGGGTGGTGGTTGGGCGAATATACATGTAGATGCAGGGGACAAAGAACAGCAATACAGCTACAACATGAGAACCACAGGTTGAGAGTGCCTTGCGCCTGCCCTCAGCTGACTGAGTTCTCAGAGAGAACAAGATAATTGAGTAGGAGATGACCAGGCAGAAAAAGGCAATTAATGAGATCATGCCACTGTTGGCTACCACCATTAGCCCTACTGCATAGGTGTCAGAGCAGGCAAGCTTGAGTAATGGGTGGACATCACAGAAATAATGGTCGATCACATTGGGTCCACAGAAGGGTAGTTGGATGGTTAGAAGTGTCTGAATGATGGAATGCAGAAATGCTCCAACCCAGAGTATCAACACCAACATCCGACACTTGCTGCGGCTCATGATGACTGTGTAGTGCAGGGGGCGGCATATGGCCACATAACGATCATAGGCCATGACAGTGAGCAGAAAGATCTCTGTGCAGCCAAAGAAATGCACAGCAAAGAGCTGAATCATGCAGCCATGGAAGGAGATGGTCTTCTTCTCTATGAATAAGTCAGTCATCATctttggggtggtggtggaggaatAACAGACATCTACAAAGGACAGATAACTGAGGAAGAAGTACATAGGGGATATGAGGTAGCCACTGAAATTTACAGTGACCACAATGAGCATGTTCCCCAATATAGTCATGATGTAAAGCATTAAGAAGAAACCAAAGGCCATTCGCTGAATCTTCCAACCTTGCAGGATTCCCAATAAAACAAATTCTGTCACATTGCTTGGATCTTCCATATATAGTCTGCTCTGTGACTAAATATTTATCCAAACAAGCATATACCTGCAAGAAaaccacagacacacacacacacacacacacacacacacacacacacacatacacacacacacacacccctcactAAAGAGAGTGAAGAGCAACCAGCTTGTAATAtaatcaaataaacatttactaagcatttgcAAAATATGCTATATAAGTTGGAGAAGCAAtagaagatgaaaaaaactgCTCTTGAGGAATTTACATTCGTGGATATCATTTTTAGCCCTCTTGAGTCCACTTCACTCACATGTAATTCAGGGGATTGAATTAAATGATAtattcccttctagctccaaatctaacTTATGTTCCTATAATGCTGGGAGGGGGAGAAGACAGGAATCTTAAATAATAATACACAATCATAATTCAAAATCTCATAATCTTATAAAATACATTTGCATCTCACTGGAGATAGAGGGCAGGATATTTGATTTTAACTATGACTTAACCATATCACCCTATATTGACACTGCCCAAGATAAGTTTATGATTATGATGAGCCTTTCCAGATGAGTAGAAACCTTAATGGCCCCAACAAAATGTTTTACCAGAACCTAAAAATTTCACAAAACTAtgatttgggagggagggaaaatgaccTATAAGAATTTTTGTTGATTCTAATTAATTATCTACGTGTATTATATTCTGGTTCTTTAGTATTCTTGGTGAATCTAGTAACCATGTTTCATTACATTTAGGACTAGTGAAAGACAAATGGCCCCAATGAGCATTAGGGAACTAACTATGAACCACCCCTGGGAAGTCCTTTCTTGAAACCAAGGGCACCTTAGCCCATTTCTGTGCCAGATAAGCCATCCAAGATGGCTTATTATCATTCTCTGGTCAGCTTACCAACTGCTTGACTCtggacaagtgatttaacttctctgggccttaggttccaaatatataaaatggagTTTTAGAAGATATATTCTAAGGTTGTGTCTCAAGCTTTATACTTTCTATAAATCTGGACCAAAAATAGAACCCGTATTGATTATGTAAAAGTGTAGCAACCATCCCACATTAATCCCGTAagtaaatttagaaataaaaggaacCTGAAAGGAAATCTACTCTGCTCTCCTTTCTTTAAAGGAGAAGGAGTTGAGGCCTGTAGAGGTTACAtcacttgcctaggatcacaaaggaagtgaaaatgacaggacctggagtcaggtacTCCGACTCCATATGCACAATACCGTTTCTGGTGATCCAATTCTAATAAAGAACAGCACTTTTTCAACAGACTCAGccttctctctcccatctttATGGGCTTATAAAAGTGATTCCCTGTACCTAGAATGCCTTCTAGCTCCAACTCATCAAATTCTCTGTTGTCTTCAAGGCTCCACTCATGAACCAATTCATACAGGAAGACTTACCAGATTCCCTCGATTTGTTTACAATTCTCTCATCCTTCAAATTTTATCACATTTATTTGCTTCAATGTTACATGTCCAAGTAGAATATAAGCACCTAAAAGACGTGATGTGGAAGAAAGAATGGAGagctggacctgagttcaaatcttgtctcacagccttactagttgtgtcaccaGACGAAAGTGGATCACCTCTGTatacctcaatttccccatatataaaatgaaaataataatagaaactgGCTCCGAAAAATATTGTGGGAATAAaattagataacatttataagATACATTGCAGAGATTAAAGTACTATAATCATAATTGTAATGATCAAATCATCattatagacagatagatgacacagtggatagaaggctgggtttggagccaggaagatctgagttcaaatttggccttagacacttactaggtggttgaccctgagcaagtcacttaaccctagttgcctcaatttcttcatctgtaaaacaagctggagatgAAAGTgtcaagccactctagtatcttagccaagaaaactccaaaacggtgtcatggagagtcagacatgactgagatgactgaactagaacaataataataataataataataataataataataataataataataataataatttgatcATGAACATGACGATGTAAAGGAACTGTTTAATATTGTCTTTGTCTCCATAGCATGTGACGTTGTTCCTGGCATGCAAAAAAGGGGCTTAATAATAACGtgatcaatttaatttaattaactcTTGCCCAATCACACCAATACAAGATTTAGCTATGCAATATAACCAGAAATTAGTGAATTAAGGTTTGCTTAAGACCTTATGTGGAAGGAGAAAACTATTAGCTCTTATATATAactgaagcaaaacaaataatGCACCTAAGAACCTCTTAGCCATTCTCATACCATGACTGAGGTGGGGCGAGGGCAACCTTGACTTTTCAAAggataaatgaagagaaaatccCTACTTCTTCAGGAACTCAAAATAGGTAGAATCAACTTTTCTGGTAGCATCTGAAGCCATTGGAAACAACTAAGTTGTATTTATTCTAAAATCCCTCTTCACCCTTAGAATATTTGCTTTCAGATGCTTACATATTAGTATTTTTCAAATTCAGAAGTGCAAAACATTTTCTATCATGCAGTGTTTTATTTGTGAATATGTATGTTGTAGCCcatatggaaaaagaaacacCTTGTACGTCTATGTGCCAAAGACTGGGTTCAAAAATAAACCCACCTTTCTACTGATATCTTTCTTCAGCTGGCAAACACATTcaacctggataagtcacttaatctctttgaccCTCAATTTcttaatatgaaaaaatgaaagttttattGAATGGCTTCTCAAGTACAGCGTAGCTCTAAATTTCATATTTCTTAATATAATCAGTTCTCTATCCTTCAAAAAAGCTAGGCATATGGTGGTGGAAATGTCTGCCAAGATCTTATGCTTGCTCAAACTtacatccttttccttcttttctcgaTCAGATTTCCAAGAGTtgatcttctccatcactttcatgAACCAACTGACTTCATGGTAACTGATGACCATCTCCTCTCTCTCAATCTAGTGAATGTTTTGTCATCATCTCATTGAGCTCTCAAACACTCTTGAAAGACCCTACtctatttttttatcctttaGCAGGAATATCATTGAATTCTCACCATTCTCTACTCACTTCTCTTAGTGATCCTTCACTGTCTCCTTCACTATCCTTCTCCTAATGCTAATACCTCCCCCCTGAGATGACCTCCAATTTAACCTGTAGTTATATTCTTTGTGCATAGCTATTCACacgttatctctcccattagattgtaaactctttaagGGTAAGGAATATTTTGGCTTTTCTTGTATTTCCAGTTTTCAGGAAACTGCCTAGCATAtagtggacatttaataaatacttgttgacttgattttcttttttgttttcttttaaaatattatttcaatataCCTATTCAGCTGTCGTGTATTTATAtaatctttttctctgtttttctgtatATCCTATTTTTCTGAACACAGATTAAATGGAATGTGCTGCAAGGACGCTTATTGATCATCTTATACAAAAATCCCATTTTAGAGGAAG
This genomic interval carries:
- the LOC140511554 gene encoding olfactory receptor 4S1-like, coding for MEDPSNVTEFVLLGILQGWKIQRMAFGFFLMLYIMTILGNMLIVVTVNFSGYLISPMYFFLSYLSFVDVCYSSTTTPKMMTDLFIEKKTISFHGCMIQLFAVHFFGCTEIFLLTVMAYDRYVAICRPLHYTVIMSRSKCRMLVLILWVGAFLHSIIQTLLTIQLPFCGPNVIDHYFCDVHPLLKLACSDTYAVGLMVVANSGMISLIAFFCLVISYSIILFSLRTQSAEGRRKALSTCGSHVVAVLLFFVPCIYMYIRPTTTLKADKLVTLFNTVMPPMLNPLIYTLRNAEVKKAVRKLWRQTLTLKEK